In the Sulfurovum sp. UBA12169 genome, GAAGAGATTCTCTCTTTGGCTAAAGAGGCCGGCAGCAAATGGCTCGAGGGAATGAGTATCATCAAAGAAGTTGTGGTTCCGGGCAAGCTGGTGAATCTTGCTGTGAAGCCGGCTTCTTAGTGAATAAATAATAATAAATAGTGAATGTATGCGGCATGGTGGCCGCTTTTATAAAAAAGGAGAGTGCGAGAATGGAAATCAAAGGTTTTTTGCTAAAATACAAACCAAAACTTTTCACTTTTCACTTTTCGCTTTTCGCTCTGTTGCTGCTTATAGCAGTAACGGGTTGCGGTTATAAACCTTCTTCTCATGCGATAGAAAATATATTTTCCGACACCGTGTATGTGGAAGTATATGTTGACAGGGCCGAGCCGGAAAATGCACCGTTTATTAAAGATGAAATGAATCGGATGGTCTATACGCGCTTTAAGGGTAAAATAGTATCTAAAAAGCAAGCCCAAAGCCAGATTATTGTTTCGTATGCCGGAACGACATTTACTCCTTTGGCCTACAAAAACGGATATGTAACGCGTTATCGTGCCGATGTTCGTGTCACTTTTGATATGATTACCAAGCAAGGCAAACTTAAAAAGACTATTACTGCGATACAAGAAGGAGATATCCAAGCCAGCTCCCTTCTCTCCTCTACGCTGAGAATCCAAGCGATTCGCAGAGGACTGGAAAAAGCTATGAATGAGTTTTTGGCTTATGCAAGCGCCAAAGGAACGAAAGTGGGCAGCAGTGAATAGCACCGCCGCACCCTCTTTTACAAGTTTTTTAGCCAATAAACCTCTTTATTATAAAGAGATAGACCACAGCAGGATATTTGCAGCATATGAAAAACTAAAGCCGCATCTCAAGCATCCTCAAACCGTTCATATCGTAGGAACAAACGGCAAAGGTTCAACCGGCAGGATTATTGCTCATTTGGCTCATAAAAGCGGCCACAAGACGGGACATTTTTCCTCTCCACACATCATAAAATTCAATGAACGCATATGGATCAATGGGGCGGATGTGCAAGATGCAGTACTTCAAGCGGCACATGAAAGACTTTTTGGTATCTTGGGAAAAACTGTATGTGAAAACTTGAGCTATTTTGAATACACTACGCTTTTGGCTTTGGTTGTTTTTGAAAATCTTGATTTGATCGTTTTGGAAGCCGGGCTTGGCGGAGAGCATGATGCAACCAATGTATGCGATAAAGCACTGAGCGTCATCACACCCATAGGCATAGACCACCAGGTTTTTTTAGGCGATACCGTTGAAGAGATCGCAAGCACAAAAATACGAAGCATTCAAAGGCGGGTTTTGCTGGCGCCTCAACCTTTTAAAGAAGTGGTTGATGTGGCTCAAAAGATTGCCAAGCAAAAAGGGGCGGAACTTTTTTTGAACCGGGATATATGCATAGATGACAGACGGATAAAACTAAAAGAGATTGCCAAACAAAAAGCCTGGGGCAACTATCTTATAGACAATGCTTTAGTTTCTTTGCAGGCGCTGGATATTTTGGGCATCTCTTACAATGTGGATGATTTAAGATCTCTTGAACTCTTTGGGCGTTTTTATCTTTGGAGAGAAAATGTTCGGATTGATGTGGGCCATAATCCTTTAGCTGCAAGCGTTATAGAAAAAGCTTTAAATAAAAAGACGGTGCTTATTTACAACAGCTTGAATGATAAAGATTACGAAGAGGTTTTGCGTGTACTTAAGCCCAAAGTGAAACGGGTAGAGATAATTCCGATTCATTCCGAGCGCGCTGCAGTCCTTGGACAGATAGAGGGAGCACTCAAAAAAACGGGACTGGAGTACACTTATTTTAATGGAAAGATCAACAAAGAGGAAAACTATCTTGTATTCGGATCATTTCATGTAGTCGAAGCATTTCTTAAAAAAATGGACAAAAATAAATATGTATCAAAGTAATATCTACGAATATCTGGAAAACTTAAAAGAAAATAAACTTCTTATTTGTAAAGACGACAAAGAAGCTGTAAAGATACGCGATGTAGCGTATTTATTGGGATATGACACTTTTGTGCTGCCTGATTTGCGTATAAATGTCGGAGAAGATTTACGCACCTATAATGATGATATTCAACAATTTTTTGTCCAACTTTCAAGATACCATGAAAGTCAAAATAAAAAAATAATTGTCTCACCGATAAGAACCTTGCTTATTCCTTTTCCTAAACCGCAGTGGTTTGCTTCCAAGACGGTCGCGTTTGGAGATACCCTTGATTTACATTCATTGAAAGATACCCTATATCACTGGGGATATCACTTTACAGATATTGCAGCAAGCAGGGGAGAGGTTTCTTTTCGCGGAGACATAGTAGATATTTTTCCTATTCACGCACCAAATCCTTATCGTATCTCATTGTTTGACGAAGAGATAGAAGCTATTCATCCTTATGATGAAGGAACGCAAAAAAGGCTGAGCGAAGAGTTGGAGTCTCTAACGATACTTCCGGCATTTTTAGCCCTGCCTCAAAAAGAATATGAAGCACTCCGGCATAGAGTAGAGCAGAGCAGCTATGATACTTTTGTTAAAGATATTGACTCCCTTGGGCTTTGGCATCTTGCAGAGTTGGGCGAAAGTGCATTTGAACAGTTTTCTGCAATCTGTACCGGGAATTTAGATGAAGAGCTCAAGGAGATCTACGAGCTAAGCGAGCCGCTTATTCCCTATGAGTCTTTTTTGCTTCCTGTTATTTCTCAGCAAAGCAGATACCGTGATCTCGAAGTGATTGATCCCAATAAGCTCCTGCATGCACACAAAGATAAGCAGATCACTGTTATTGCCAAAAACGAGAGCATTGTGCGCGGTTCACAATTGGATTCTTTTGAAAATATCACTTTTGTTTATCAAGAAGGAATAGTGAATCTTCTTGGCCCGGACAAGCTTATCCTCTCTCTTAACAAGCCGCTTAAATCCAAACGTGTTAAAAAAGCGACTTTGATCCTTGATGAGCTTAAGCAGGGTGACTATGTCGTGCATGAGAATCATGGAGTAGGAATTTTTAAGGGCATTGAAAAAAGAGATGTGCTGGGCGCCACAAGCGAATTTGTGGTCATGCAATACCAAAATGAAGATACACTCCTCATCCCTGTTTCAAATCTTGAGGTGATAGACCGATATGTGGCCGAAGGAGGCGCGCTGCCTGTTCTTGACAAACTTGGAAAGGCAAGTTTTAGAAGTCTGAAAGCCAAAGTGCGCGAAAAGCTCTTTGCCATTGCTTCCCAAATCATTAACCTTTCTGCCCAGCGTCATCTAAAAAAAGGGATAATTTTAAGATCGGACATGGAAGAGCATAGTCTTTTTATGGCAAAAGCAGGTTTTATGCATACCGAAGATCAGGAAAAGGCTATTCATGAGCTTCTCATCGATATGGGCAGCGGACGCATGATGGATAGGCTTCTGAGCGCAGACGTAGGATTTGGAAAAACCGAAGTGGCAATGAACGGGATATTCGTTGCGGTCAAAAACGGTTACCAAGCCATGATGATAGCCCCTACTACTTTGCTGAGTTCTCAACACTATAAAAGCCTTAAAGAACGTTTTTACGAATTTGGCATCAAGACGGCTAAGCTCGACAGGTTTACTTCCGCCAAAGAAAAAAGTGCTATACAAAAAGGGCTTATGGAGGGGACGATCAATGTGGTCGTGGGAACGCACGCATTGCTTAAGGCTAAGTTTAAAAACCTGGCCTTGGTGGTGATCGATGAGGAACACAAGTTCGGGGTCAAACAAAAAGAAGCGCTTAAAGAGATGGCTATTGATGTGCATCTTTTGAGTATGAGTGCAACGCCGATACCAAGAAGTCTCAATCTCGCCCTCTCTCAGATCAAAAGCTTTTCAGAGATACTTACGCCGCCGATTGAGAGAAAAGGGGTGCGCACGTTTGTAAAAAGCTATGACGAGAAGATCATTAAAGAAGCTATTGTGCGTGAACGTCGTCGGGGAGGACAGATTTTTTATGTCTTCAATTCTATTGCGGGCATTGATGAGAAGAAAAAAGAGTTGCTGCACATCCTTCCGGGTATACGTATAGCGGTGCTTCATTCTAAAATTTCAGCCAAAGAGACCGAAGATGAAATGATGAAATTTGAAGAAGGAGAGTATGATGTACTGCTTTCTACCTCCATTGTTGAATCGGGTATCCATATGCCTCACGCCAACACGATGATCGTTGACGGGGCAGACAGCTTTGGCATCGCTGATCTTCACCAGCTTAGAGGACGTGTAGGACGCGGCGGCAAAGAAGGGTACTGCTACTTTATGGTCGCAGACAAAGAGCGTCTTACTGACAATGCCAAACGAAGGCTGCTTGCGCTGGAATCCCACTCCGATCTTGGCAGCGGGGCAGTGCTTGCTTTTCATGATCTTGAGATCCGCGGAGGAGGCAATATTATAGGGGAAGCACAAAGCGGGCACATCAAACAGATCGGCTATTCGCTTTATCTGCGCATGCTTGAAGATGCGATACGTGAACTAAGCGGAGAACACAAAGAAGCAGAACAGCATGTGGATATGAAACTGTCAGTAGATGCTTATCTGAGTGCAGAGCTTATTGAAGAAGACAGGTTGCGGTTGGAACTTTACCGTCGGCTCTCTCTTTGTGAAACTGCAGGCGAAGTGTATGAGATTGAATCCGAGATTGCAGATCGTTTTGGCAAACTTGACAGGATCACAAGACAGTTTATCGATATCATGGTCATGAAGGTGCTTGCAAAAGAAAAAGGCATTGCCAAAGTCTCTTCGTATGGCGAAAATGTTTTTATCGAGTTTAAAGATGAACGCAAAGCGCGTGCGGTTTTGAAGTCATCAAGCAAAGATGATGATGACATTATAGCAACAGCGATGACCTATTTGAAAGCATCTTTATAAGCGAATCAAATAAAACTATACAATTGAATACTCCGATTAGATTATAAGCTAGATTGAGGATTATGCCTGCAATGACGAAAATCACGCTATCTTAAACTAGATTAGGGATCTAAAACGATCATTATCCAGAGAGCCCAATTTCATCTTAATGCATTTTAAGCAACATTGCACTATGATAGTTCATAATTTTTCCTTATCTGGGAGAGAGTGGAAAAATTCGGATCAAACGCGCGTTAAAGCCAAACTACCCGCGAGAGTAGGACGGAAAACTACGGGTCTCTAGCTAGATTGCCGAGTTGCATTGTTAATTGTATTGTTGATTTTTTCAGCAACCAAAAACCTAAAGGATGACGAATGAAGCCTAAATGGATACAACAAATTTTAGGATTTTTTGTATTGTTAGCAACAATTTCTACAAGCAGTATGGCCGATAAAACAGGCTATTTTATCCCAAGAGTACAAAAAATCATGCTCAATACCACTATTAGTTTAAATACGGATGCGCTCTTTGAATTCAACGAAACAGAGCTAAAAGGAGAGGGCAAACGATGTTTAAATCAATTCATATCCAATATCAAAGCGAATAAACTGAATGTAGCCTCCTTTGATATCACCGGATATACCGATAGAATCGGCAGTCGTAACAAAAATTTAAATCTTTCTCAAAGAAGAGCGGATTCTGTAGCTGCTTATCTCAAGTCACAAGGTGTTCAAAGTGTTTTTAATGTTCAAGGCAAAGGAGAAGCAAAACCTGTAACTAGAGGCTGCAGTGATAAAATGAAACGATCAGCTCTTATAGCATGCCTGGCTCCAGACAGAAGAGTTGAGATCATACTTCATGGTAAACAAAACTTAAAATAAGAGGATTCCAATATGTCACAAATTAAAATTATAGAACATCTTGGCACTAAGGTTGTAGGTCAGCAAGCCGTTTCTTCTTCCGCTTCAAATCCAATAGTGATACAAGCGCAAAAAGGTGTCAAGTATGAGCTAAAAGATATGACTACAAACACAGCACCGATAAAAATGATGGTTAAAAAAGTTGGTAAAAATCTAGAAGTAAATCTAGATGGAGACCACAATGGCGCACCTGACCTTATTTTAGAAAACTTTTTTGATACTTCGGATACTGATATGATTGGCATAGACGAAACGGGTACATATTATTCGTATGTTGCTCAATCTGAGGGCGACATAGTGAGTTTGAATCAAATAGTTTCAGGGCAAGAGGATCTCTCCATGCTTGGAGTTCCTGGTGAAAAAGATGCTATGCCGATATGGGCATATCTCGCAGGCGCAGGCGCATTGATTGGCATAGCTGCCGCCGCTGGTGGCGGAGGCGGAGATGGAGAAGAAGATGGAGGTGGAGACGAAGTTGGCGGCGTAGACGATGCGGGAAGCGTGACGATCGAAGGATCGGCGGTTGTCGGTCAAACCCTGACGACAGATCTTGTCGATCCTGACGGAATCAGCGGTACGCCAACGTACACATGGTCAGTGGACGGAACAGCGGTTACCAATCCAAACCTCGATCAAAGCACCTTTACCCTGACTCCGGCAGAAGAGGGAAAAACGGTCAGTGTATCCGTAACGTATAACGATCCGTTCGGAAGCCATACTGTTACTGATGCGATTGATGCGGGCAATAACGGCGGCACAACCGTTGGCGCTGACACTACGCCACCGCCAACGGCCGCATCTGTCGAGATCGCACTGGATATCAATAATGATGGTACCATCGATGGGACAGAAAAAGGAGGAGCTACTACGACGGATGTCACGGTAGGTATTCCATCAGATGCACAGATAGGCGATGTTGTCACAGTTACGAATAATCTGACCGGATCGGTAATTGCAACTTATACCGTGGACGGTACGGCTGTGGCTGCTGGTTCTACCCAGACAATATCCGGTGTTGCGCTTCCAGCAGGTGTTCAAGTTCTAACGATTACCACGGCTATCCAAGATGCCTCAGGAAATGTTGGGCCAAGCTCCAGTGATAGTGCAATTGTCAACCAGGCACCTGTGGTGAGTGCCAATAACTCTACATTATTAGGGCTTGTCGGCGTGGAGGCGTTGGGTGTGCTTGATATTTCAAATCAAGCAGTATTTGCGATGGATGCCAACAATAATATTAAAACGGTTACGGTGAAATACACAACATTGCTCAATGTGAGTACGTACCAGCTCACGGCTTCCAGTGCGTTGGCGGCAGAGTTGGGATTGACTATATCGATTGTCAATAGTCCTGGATTGCTGGGATTGTTGGCAGCTTCATCGACGATTACTATCACGGCTACTGATGGCGGTCCAATCGATAATATGAAACTAAATGAGTTGTTAACAACAATACATTCCGATAACACAATACTTGACGTAGGTTTATTGGATACGTTGAGCATTACCGCAACCGATATGAACGGGTTATCAGATACGGATAGCAGTAGTGATCTGCTTAATATTGGGCTACTTGCAGAGCAAGGGACAAACTCCGGTATCCAAGAAGGTACTTCCGGAAATGACGGTCTAAACGGTACAGCAAGCAGTGATCGACTTTATGGTTATGCGGGTAATGATACATTATCGGGCGCAGCAGGGAACGATCTGCTTCGTGGCGGTGATGGTGATGATAGACTAAATGGAGGAGATGGGAATGATATTCTCATTGGAGGAAATGGTATTGATATGCTGTATGGGGATGCCGGAAATGATATACTTGTATATGATGCTATGGATTCCATTATTGATGGAGGAGCAGGTGTTGATATGCTTTTAATTCAAGGCAGCAATGTTACCCTTGATCTGGCAGGTGTTGCCGGTACCCAAATAGTGGGGATTGAAAAAATTGATATTACCGGAGATGGTGATAATGCTTTGGTGATAAATTATAACGATCTTCTTGCATTGAGTGATAGCAGTGATACGCTTTATATAACAGGGAATGGAGGTGACACAGTGACGCTTTCTAATGAAACATTTATAGGATCAGCCACTGTTAACGGAGTTATCTACAATGCCTATGATATGGGCGGAACAAGTGCCGCTGATATTTGGATACAACAAGATATTCGGGTATTGTAAGCATCGTTTTGGAGGCGGTCAGATGTTTTCACTGTCTGACCAATCCTTATCATGTATGACCGTAAGGATTATTTTTGTTTTTTTTAAGAGTGAATAAGCCTTATCTGCATTAAAACGAACAATATCCTATAACATAATAATTATAGTTCAAACGGAAATGAAGACCCTCGAATATAAAACACCCGTCGAAGTTTTTATGGTAGAATTTTAGGATTAGAGGATTTAGTTTGGGTGTATTGCAATAGTGAGCTTAATTCAGCTCTTTAAAATAGTTTACGAAGGCAGAAGTTTGAGGTATCAGCGTTTATGGATCGTTTATGTCTTGTGTATAGTGTATGCAAAGGCTGAGTTTATTACTATTGATAGCCAGGTCGGAGAAGGGCGTTCGTGTGTCAAGCAGATTTCTTCTTTGCTTCAAGATGCTTATGGACATTATCCAAGCATAGAGGTTTCAAAAAAGATGATTATGGATGCTGATGCGCAGAGGCAGAGTGCGAAATGGAACTACTTTCCGACGCCGTCTATGGAGATCTCGCAAAGGGCGGGACGACGAGGAACAACCTTGCGGCTTGATCAGCCTTTGTGGACAGGGGGGAAGCTTGACGCGATCAGCGACCTGGCGTCGGCGCGTGAAGATGAAGCGGAATATACGTTGGGTGAGACCAGTTATGCATTGGCTCAAAAAGTTTTGAGTGTTTTGCAATACTATATCCAAGCAGACGGCGAGATAAAAGGTTTTAGCGAAGGCAAACAGCAGCTTGAAAGTTTGGCCAAGATGCTGGAAAGGCGTATCGAGGCAGGTGTTTCTTCTGAATCGGACCGAGAGCTTCTCCATGCACGTATCGCACAGATCGATGCGGATCTGATGTTGGCGCAGTCGAAGTATGATATGGCGCTTTCCCAGCTTGAACTGCTTACCGGCAATTCCGAACCATGCGCCATCAGTTTTGCAAAAGACCGTATTGTGAGATACAAAATATCTCTTAAAAAAATGGAAGAAGAGCTTTTGCAAACACATCCTGCACTTAAAAAACTGACAGCCAAAATCGCAATGGCAAATGCTGAAAAAAAAGGTGCGGATGCAGTTATGATGCCAAATATATCGTTACGGGCAGAACATCAAAAGGGAACGATCTACGATATTGAGGCGCAAGATGATACGGTCGCGTATGTCGCAGTTTCATTTAGCCCGGGCGCCGGACTCTCGGCGATATCCAATATAGAAAGTGCTAAATACAGAGTACTTCAGGCACAAGATGAACTCAAGGTCAAAGAGCAGGAACTTAAAGAGAGTTTAGTCGTGGACTATGCGGATTTTATCGCGGCAGCTGCCCGCACAGAGAGCATACGCCAAACTATCGAAGCATCCCAAAGAGTCCTCGAGTCGTACACGCGTCTTTTTATCGCAGGAAAACGCCAGTGGCTTGATCTTGTCAATACTTCACGCGAGGTAACACAAAATAAGATCGCTTTGGCAACACTCAAAGCAGTATGGATCACATCTGCATACAGGCTGGCGTTACAAACAGGAAAAATCGAGTTTGGAAATGAAGGAAAATAATGTTCTATCAAGATATTGAAAGCGCAAAGCGTGATGTAGCGTGGCTTACGCAAGCATGTGCACTTCCGCCGTTTTCTGTTTTGAGGTTGACTTCTTATGAGCTTGAGATACTAGAACAAACACTGGAGAATACTGAAGAGAACACTATCCTTTCTTTATATGATCACCTGTTTGAGAATCTTGGGCTGAAAAGTACACAATGGAGCAAAAGTATCTCACATGCCCATCTTCCCGTTTTGGCATTGATTCCGGGTGAGGGGATACGCATCGTTATAGAAAAAGAAGCCGAAGGAAGTTGGAAAAGCGAAGGAAGAGATGGGCTAAGGAGTTGTAGGACATTTCCTAAAGGTACATGGTTTACCTCCATCAAATCCGAACGTAAAAGTATTGATAAATTGTCCGCCAAAGAGATGTTTAAAACTATCGCATTAGAGCAAAAGCCGATTATTTGGTATGCAGCAATCGCATCATTGAGTATCAATATTCTAGCGTTGGCGACATCATTTTTCAGTATGCAGGTTTATGATCGGGTGATTCCGACGCAGGGGCTATCAACTCTTGCGGCTCTGAGCGTAGGAGTATTTATCGCTATTTTTTTGGAGATGATTCTCAAGCTTTCCCGTTCGTATATTCTTGATCGGGCTGCTACGAGTATGGATATGGCCTATTCCCACCATATTTTTGATCGTTTTTTAAAAATACGTCTGGATGCATTGCCAAGAAGCATCGGAACACTTTCAGGACAATTGCAAGGCTATGCAACGGTGCGGGCTTTTATCTCTGCAGTTGCGCTGTATGTGTTTATTGATTTTCCTTTCTCAATGATTTTTTTGGCGGTCATCATCATGCTTGCGGGATGGATGATAGGAGCGATTGTTCTGGGGT is a window encoding:
- a CDS encoding bifunctional folylpolyglutamate synthase/dihydrofolate synthase, which translates into the protein MQAPKERKWAAVNSTAAPSFTSFLANKPLYYKEIDHSRIFAAYEKLKPHLKHPQTVHIVGTNGKGSTGRIIAHLAHKSGHKTGHFSSPHIIKFNERIWINGADVQDAVLQAAHERLFGILGKTVCENLSYFEYTTLLALVVFENLDLIVLEAGLGGEHDATNVCDKALSVITPIGIDHQVFLGDTVEEIASTKIRSIQRRVLLAPQPFKEVVDVAQKIAKQKGAELFLNRDICIDDRRIKLKEIAKQKAWGNYLIDNALVSLQALDILGISYNVDDLRSLELFGRFYLWRENVRIDVGHNPLAASVIEKALNKKTVLIYNSLNDKDYEEVLRVLKPKVKRVEIIPIHSERAAVLGQIEGALKKTGLEYTYFNGKINKEENYLVFGSFHVVEAFLKKMDKNKYVSK
- the mfd gene encoding transcription-repair coupling factor, whose amino-acid sequence is MYQSNIYEYLENLKENKLLICKDDKEAVKIRDVAYLLGYDTFVLPDLRINVGEDLRTYNDDIQQFFVQLSRYHESQNKKIIVSPIRTLLIPFPKPQWFASKTVAFGDTLDLHSLKDTLYHWGYHFTDIAASRGEVSFRGDIVDIFPIHAPNPYRISLFDEEIEAIHPYDEGTQKRLSEELESLTILPAFLALPQKEYEALRHRVEQSSYDTFVKDIDSLGLWHLAELGESAFEQFSAICTGNLDEELKEIYELSEPLIPYESFLLPVISQQSRYRDLEVIDPNKLLHAHKDKQITVIAKNESIVRGSQLDSFENITFVYQEGIVNLLGPDKLILSLNKPLKSKRVKKATLILDELKQGDYVVHENHGVGIFKGIEKRDVLGATSEFVVMQYQNEDTLLIPVSNLEVIDRYVAEGGALPVLDKLGKASFRSLKAKVREKLFAIASQIINLSAQRHLKKGIILRSDMEEHSLFMAKAGFMHTEDQEKAIHELLIDMGSGRMMDRLLSADVGFGKTEVAMNGIFVAVKNGYQAMMIAPTTLLSSQHYKSLKERFYEFGIKTAKLDRFTSAKEKSAIQKGLMEGTINVVVGTHALLKAKFKNLALVVIDEEHKFGVKQKEALKEMAIDVHLLSMSATPIPRSLNLALSQIKSFSEILTPPIERKGVRTFVKSYDEKIIKEAIVRERRRGGQIFYVFNSIAGIDEKKKELLHILPGIRIAVLHSKISAKETEDEMMKFEEGEYDVLLSTSIVESGIHMPHANTMIVDGADSFGIADLHQLRGRVGRGGKEGYCYFMVADKERLTDNAKRRLLALESHSDLGSGAVLAFHDLEIRGGGNIIGEAQSGHIKQIGYSLYLRMLEDAIRELSGEHKEAEQHVDMKLSVDAYLSAELIEEDRLRLELYRRLSLCETAGEVYEIESEIADRFGKLDRITRQFIDIMVMKVLAKEKGIAKVSSYGENVFIEFKDERKARAVLKSSSKDDDDIIATAMTYLKASL